Proteins from a single region of Ziziphus jujuba cultivar Dongzao chromosome 1, ASM3175591v1:
- the LOC107407701 gene encoding transcription factor GTE1 produces the protein MEPINSLNPEIMDVDPGKLDGNAAKVEDFRNRIDEIFTKVDKLEKRVNEVEEFYSATCNTHVTTSKGSLTVKDKEREKHFISVKKQQQDASRREAAAAKRMQELMRQFATILRQITQHKWAWPFMEPVDVQGLGLDDYYEVIDKPMDFGTIKSKMEAKDASGYRNVREVYADVRLVFKNAMKYNDEKDDVHVMAKTLLEKFEEKWLQLLPKVAEEEKRLEEEEAEAQRDMQLAQEVAYANMARDISNELCQVDHHLKNLRETVVQKCRKMSAEEKKKLGTALTRLSPEDLNKALEIVAENNPSFQATAQEVDLDIDAQSEYTLWRLKVFVKEALKGQADNGGKNIVTNSNNDDNKKNNSKRRKELCDALAKNAVKRTKKISSL, from the exons ATGGAGccaataaattcattaaatcCAGAGATAATGGATGTGGATCCAGGAAAGCTTGATGGTAATGCAGCAAAAGTGGAGGATTTTAGGAATCGCATTGATGAAATATTCACAAAGGTTGATAAG CTTGAGAAAAGAGTAAACGAGGTTGAAGAATTCTACTCAGCCACATGTAACACTCATGTAACCACTTCCAAAGGTAGCTTAACTGTGAAAGACAAAGAGAGGGAGAAACATTTTATTAGTGTTAAGAAGCAGCAGCAAGATGCATCACGAAGGGAAGCAGCTGCTGCAAAGAGAATGCAAGAGTTGATGCGCCAATTTGCCACAATACTGCGTCAG ATTACTCAGCACAAGTGGGCATGGCCATTTATGGAGCCTGTAGATGTCCAAGGTCTGGGTCTGGATGACTATTATGAG GTTATTGATAAGCCCATGGACTTTGGtacaataaaaagtaaaatggagGCAAAGGATGCTTCTGGGTATAGGAATGTCCGAGAGGTATATGCTGATGTGCGGTTGGTTTTTAAGAATGCAATGAAATacaatgatgaaaaagatgATGTCCATGTAATGGCCAAGACTTTGTTGGAGAAATTTGAAGAGAAATGGCTGCAACTTTTGCCTAAAGTTGCTGAAGAG GAAAAGAGGCTAGAAGAGGAGGAAGCTGAAGCACAACGAGACATGCAACTTGCTCAGGAGGTTGCATATGCTAACATGGCGAGGGACATAAGTAATGAG CTATGTCAGGTTGATCATCATCTGAAGAATCTTAGAGAAACTGTGGTTCAGAAGTGCAG GAAAATGTCTGctgaggagaaaaaaaaactcgGAACAGCTCTTACGCGGCTGTCTCCAGAAGACCTCAACAAGGCACTGGAGATAGTCGCTGAGAATAACCCAAGTTTCCAAGCAACTGCCCAGGAGGTGGATCTTGACATTGATGCTCAG AGTGAGTACACCTTGTGGAGGTTGAAGGTTTTTGTGAAGGAAGCTCTAAAAGGTCAGGCTGATAATGGTGGCAAAAACATTGTCACCAACAGTAACAATGATGATAACAAGAAGAACAACTCTAAGCGAAGAAAAGAGTTATGTGATGCCCTTGCTAAGAATGCTGTTAAAAGGACTAAAAAGATTTCTAGTTTGTGA
- the LOC107403279 gene encoding plasma membrane-associated cation-binding protein 1 codes for MGYWKSKVLPKIKKVFEKNGSAKKAAAAEAIKSFDESKEEINKQFEENKTDLQPKVVEIYEASSVEIKTLVKEPKEAGLKKHSAAVHKFLEELVKIEFPGSKPVTEASSKYGPALVPGPVFFVFEKVSTFIVTEEKVEEAPTAETTTTTTTTAEETESKDREIVIEEEKKKEEITTTATSEKKEEEVIKVVEAEKTKEEAPVTTTAEPSKVEEKKVEEVAAEPPKP; via the exons atgggTTATTGGAAATCTAAGGTGCTTCCCAAGATCAAGAAGGTTTTTGAGAAGAACGGTAGTGCAAAAAAGGCTGCTGCTGCTGAAGCCATCAAGTCTTTCGATGAATCtaag GAGGAAATCAATAAGCAGTTTGAAGAAAACAAGACCGATCTCCAACCTAAAGTAGTTGAAATCTATGAAGCTTCATCTGTTGAAATCAAG ACTTTGGTGAAAGAACCCAAGGAAGCAGGATTAAAGAAGCACTCGGCTGCAGTTCACAAGTTCCTTGAAGAACTCGTTAAGATTG AATTTCCAGGATCAAAACCAGTGACAGAAGCATCCTCAAAGTATGGCCCAGCACTGGTCCCAGGACCAGTTTTCTTCGTATTTGAGAAGGTGTCTACTTTTATTGTGACAGAGGAGAAAGTAGAAGAAGCTCCAACAGCAGAAACAACcactacaacaacaacaactgcAGAAGAAACAGAAAGCAAAGATAGGGAGATAGTAAttgaagaagagaaaaagaaagaagagattACTACTACTGCTACctcagaaaagaaagaagaggaagtGATCAAGGTGGTCGAAGCTGAGAAAACTAAAGAAGAAGCACCTGTAACTACTACAGCTGAGCCTTCTAAggtggaagaaaaaaaagtggaagaagTTGCAGCAGAACCACCAAAGCCTTGA